The region taaattacataattacTTTGCTGATGTCCTGACAAAGACAGAAATACAACGTAGAACTGTATTAGAACGACAGGGGTTTTAAACTTTGTTAACGTTTGTTACAAAATAATGTTCAAACGGAACTTCCCATACATATTGCTGGCTGTGAGGTAATGTAGCCTAAAgacttaaataaataaacaacgacATTCGATCATGTATACAGATACATTTTTCTTctttaatgtttttctattggaaaGCGTTCAAAGGCTTGCGTTTAAATTAAATGGTGTAGTTACGAAGTTGTAGATTATTAAAAACTTACAGTTGGACAAATATTCATGCAATGTTGAAGAATATCTTCACAGTGGTTCTTAAGATTAGTAGTtcacactatttcagacattttaTGAATCATATTAACACTGtaaaatcataatatttaattatgCTGAGTTATTTTATTTCATAGGATGTAAATACAAAGTGTATCCTTGACTTCTCTCCACATCACAGGACCCATCGCCATAGCACCCTTGGCATGTGATGTAATGCAgtgtaatgtaaataaatttaactcgtaacaatattttttttcGAGCATCACATCGAAACAGTGTAACTACAGCCAGAGGTTCTACTGTGCCCTGAAAATTTGAGAAGCACTGCATTCATAACAAAGAAAAGTTCAATAAGTGCAATAACTGACGGATGCTGGAACCACCTAAATGTGGAAAGGATATGAAGATGAAATAACAAATtatcaaattcaaattttagtgtatttattttttattaagctctgcaataaaaaatttaaataataaataacaaaataaatataagaatCAGCTGAATCATTCTTACAGTTTGAACGTTTTTATGTTTGATGAAGACAAGTACTGTGATTTATCACTGACGACAAAATGCTTCGTTACGCCTAATTTGTACTGAGTAAATAAATAGCTTCATCTGTATCTTTTCTCTGCGTGTGCGATATGTTCACAGCGTTGTTTAGTTAAAGCCATTACACCCTCCACAAAAAGACTTTAACGTGATTAGAGTCCCACAATAAATAAAAGATTTGCTGTAGTTGTTACAGGAAGCTTGTCCGTTACGGCACTAAGATGAATATGGTCTGTCGTGATGAAGAGCATTACACTTGGTTTGTGAAGACGTAATTTTCAGCGCTGAAGAGACTAGGGTACGGGCTGGGCAGGGACGTGCGGCTTCTGGTTTGGCGATACTCCGTCCTCGATCTGAAACAAAGTGGCTCAGCATCACAGAGCGTCATTACCTGCATAATAATACGACTGGTTTTTTCGCTCAACAGAAAAAGTTACTCGATTGCAGAAGAATCTTTTCAACACTTAGATGTGGGTTAATCTGTATTGATAATACTTTCGGATACGTAGAAAACATACCAATTCACACTTTCACAAGCATGTAACCTGAGTTTCTTAATTCGCTGGTATTCGGACATTTTCGTAATATCTTTTCCAAGTAGAACTATTGTCCACTGTGAAACTTATTCCTTGATGTCACCCTGTCCCATCTTATTGGTGTGTTTCATGTATTAGTTCCGAACTGGAAAATGGCCGATTTGTTGACTTTTCTTGATCTCATAAACTATTTTTAAGTAATACGCACTGTGACATGCTTTAGTTGACTATTCAGATTCCATTCAAGCTATGTTTGATAATGGTCCTAAAGTACCCATTTCCTTCTCCCGACTTACATGTGAGGTATGATGCTACCTGATATTATTAGAAATGTCATGAGATTTCCAAGTGTATAGACATAATTTACAGCTTAGTGATTACAGGATGAAGCGTCCTGATTGGATGACACAATGAATTTTAGAAAGCTTTGTGACTTTGCAGATTCGTATTGGTGCCTTTCCGACTATTTCCATAATTGTAACGTCGTAGCCATTGCACAAATATAAAGTATACATATACGCActtacacgcacacacatacacacacatacatacacacacacacacacacacacacacattgaaaggAACTGTTTGGAGACATACATAAGTCAGATAGAACAAGCGATAAACGGAATACAAAAGAGAGCATACCACTTAacgaaatatttaaataaagaagacAAAGATACTGTTTTGGTACAATGAAAATATCACTTGGTAGAACGAGATAAATAAAATGAATAGAATAATTCTATAAAAATTGACATAGTAATACTACAAGTGTTCCTTATAGTATTGATGCTTAACAAACACAAGAAGTCTGCAGGTTATACGAGAGTAAATACTGAACTTGTAAACAGTTCGCCAAAGAATACCAAACTATGAATTACTATTTCGTGAATATATGCTAGGATAATGGTTCCACACTGATATGATTCCACACTAGAATAGGACATAGTCCACATATATCCAGTTTTATGCATTTATTAACGTCTGTTGTTGACACTGGGAATTACCTGTGTACTTATCCAGCGAACTATCAAGGAGCACATTGAGTGCGAGCTCTCAAAAGGCTAGTGATCTTTACGGCATTCGACTGCCCACATATTGTCTACGATGGCATTAAATATACAACAACAGTTACCGACGTCGACATTTCGTCATTAAAGAACCCCTAGGAATTCCGCAGtgcgaaagaagtggcagatgaaatattaccgTCTCTGTAATATGAGTCAGTAGAATATATGGTGATGTATATGGTCGACTGTGCTGACAATGTAAATGAGGAGTACAATAATGACGATATGTGGTTAACaattgaaagtgatactgaaacaagtGTCGAGCCATGTAATTGATCATTATTGTCAGACGGGAAAGCACAAATCCCGCCTTCAGTGAAACACAGTAAAGGACAAATCGTAGTCGAAGGAGCAAGTACTGAACATAAAAAACAATTATGAGCAGATAGGAGTAAGTCCACAGCAATAataccgtgtagtgcataagaaaaactacggatattgaaGGGAGGACAAGGAACACTTCTTACAAAAACTAGTCTTTGGGTTTTTCAAGGATGGTCGACACAATTTGCAGAATGTGCATGATAGTGATCTACTGCGTTCTGTACATAAAATTGCGCGAgacgtagattacagtgatttcaagggaaggagTGGGTGGTTGCATAACTTTGAACAGCATTAAAGATTTGGAAGTCGTATGAGAACGAAATTTCAGGCAATGCGTTAACatgatgatgcacagcaaactgcggaaacgGTCCGAAAATTTGTTGCTGAGATAAACAAACTTTTTCCCACTCCGGCCAGTCGGGATTTGAAAAGGAAGTGCGTATGAAAGGAACCCTGCTAATTAAAAGTACCAAGATAGTCGTATCAAGAGCAACTAAAGTCAATGCCTTAATGcattcgtatacagttctgccaattgttaatctgaatggtaaattggctggaaagttatttattgtgctacaaGAAGTTCGGGGTACTCTTCCCCCtaggattctttctcgtgtgcgtggtcTTGCAAGGACAGCAGGGAATATTTGCGCCACAATAAGAAAGAGTGGAAAAATGGGCACAAGAGAACTTTAACTATATCTGTCCAAAATAAACTGCTTTTACTTGAATCCTGGTCTGCGTGTAAAAATTATACTCATTTAGAGCAAACCCTGAAAGGTATGTTACATTGTAGTTCATTCGACCTGGAACCACAGGACAAATTCAGTCTACTTGCTAAAAAATACACTATCGCACCACCCGCAACTACACCTTAAAGCATAGTCTGTTTCACTATAAACTCCACGATAGATTATTTCGCAATACGTTGCATAccgtcacattccatcagttcacaTCAACTCGTTACATCAATATGGTTCCATGTGCATTTTTTGAGAGTGAATTCCTACCTGAACGTCCTGCATGTTTTGTAACGCCCACAGAGTTCGCTCTTGCTGGTAcgcacctttgtgatcactgtgttgCGCCAATCTTAGTTCGGTGTTCATGTGCAAgtgaatggtttgttttgaacatttcttgaatgtcgacgatgtgtaatacatacatcctggacactcattttctgtaacCTTCcttatgcacatggtgagtcactaGCAGCTAATATTTTGCCCGTTGCAATTGTTAAGAGAATACCTTCAAATGAGCCTTATTAAGGATTCAACATGCAACCTCTGACTCAAAGGGTTCCTTGTAAGACAGAGCGCTGTTAGGAAAAGGCCAAGTTCATTCACATAATgtatacagtatcatgatggtataCAGTCAGGTACACTCTCCTTTTCCTCTGTCGGATGATTTTAGTTGATTTACTACCTTTCCgtcactcgtgtgagacagcgttatcagcaactaACAGAGTTTGGAAGGgacctcattgtggatctccattttgcCGACTAGTGGAATCGTGCATATGCGATTTGCggagcatttggatgtgacagtggactGGTGTTGGCCTGAATGGGAACATGTGAACAAGGTAACACGTCGAAAAGATTCCGGTCGGCCACGTATGAGCCCATAAGAGAGTAACGCCATATTTTACACCATGCACATTGAAACCTCTAAAAGAACCCGCGTCTTCCATCCGAGATCGCCTAATTGACGCCCTGCAGCGTTCTGTGTgatcccgcaccattggtcaggGACTGGCAGCAGGCGGGGGTAGGGAGTTACAGGCCCATGCGACGCTACTGTTAACGCCACAAGACAAACGCCGTTGCCGCGACCGGGAAACacggactgctgacgaatggcgtcacTTTGGTCTCAGCGCTGAATCGGGGTTCTACACTGCCACGGATGGCCATCGTCGGCGGGCATGACGGCGAcacgggagaggtcccattcttccaatgtattGGTGAGGCACAGCGGTGTTCTGATAGTAAAGCTTTTCTTTTTTCGTACACATCGGTACCTTTCCTTCGCAACAAGTGGCTGTACATGTCGAACGTAGTTGATTGTAATGAGAACATGAGAACctttattgtggttggcaggagagccaaccgtgttagtaaaggagaccgaaatgcacgcgttttagctcacgcaggctggcgtgaggtttggaacatgacaagggaattagaaatgagaaaaacggacttagctggttgaatacttaactttaatccattaatggagaacgtcgctctttacggtacatgattcacaatatcaatagtacggatactggcgccttgctaggtcgtagcaaataatgtagctgaaggctatgctaactatcgtctcggcaaatgagagcgtaatttgtcagtgaaccatcgctagcaaagtcggctgtacaactggggcgagtgctaggaagtctctctagacctgccgtgtggcggcgctcggtctgcaatcactgatagtggcgacacgcgggtccgacgtatactaacggaccgcggccgatttaaaggctaccacctagcaagtgtggtgtctggcggtgacagcacaacCTTAGCGCAATGATATCGATGAAATAGGAACGGGAATAAATACAATACGAGTAAATAGACTAATCCTGTCAAGAAAAATTatatgaggtgtgattggaaagttttaagaatggatccgctactgatTACTGGTTTGGCAGGCAGGTACATGGAAGGTGGGAGTGAGTCATTGCTTTGTCCTTGaatgccctctgacaggaaactgcgttttaGTTATTCAGTTTGTTGTGGCAGCAAGTTGAGagcgggtctgttagggcttgttgccggattctgtctgcgcGAAAATGGACGCAAAAACaaagcaacgagtttgtgtgaaattttgttgttaaaccgggaaatcagcttctgagacttacaaaCTATTAAAGACAGCATTTGGAGATAACTGTATGAGCCAGGCAAATGTTTTTGtcaggttcaacagatttaaaaatgcccGCGAatgatttgaagatgaaccacggttcGGTCTTCCTTCTACCTAAAAAACGAATGGAAATGTTGGGAAAGTTCGTGACTTAGTGCTCTCTGATCGTAGATTTGCAATttgggagatggctgatgaacttcatTTAAGTTCCTAAGCAGTTCaggcaattttaactgaagatctgaacaggtGTCGAGTGTCCACGAAATTCATTCAAAAAGTGTTGTCAAATGACCGGTGACAATACtggcttgaagtgtgccaagagctgattaatcagactaaaaatgactcaggtttgttaaatagggtaaataCAGGTGACGACTCGTGGCTATATGGATATGATTCTGAAACCAAAGTgtagtcttcgcagtggaagactctaGGTCCACAACGACCGAAAAAAACATGGCAAAATCGGTCGAAGGTGATGACAGTGTTGGTTTTTCTTTTTCAATTCTACTGGTATTGtgtatcatgaatttacccctggacgACAGACACCCAGGAATATTACAAATGTGTCCTTCAGCGTTTACGTgaaaaggtgcggaagaaaaggcctgcattgtggaaaaacaggagttgggtgctacaccacgacaatgctccagctcatcgtgccttctccatggttgaatttttgaccaaattcagacTTCCAGTGCTTCCACAACGGCCACATTCCAAGGATTTGGCCTCTGCAGACTCTACATGTTTCCTAAACTGGAATTTTCACTGAAAAGGAAGCGATTTGattcgattgaagacatccaggcaaacacGAAAcacggagagcgtccttaacacacttcaggaaaaaaaattccaggaacgtttccaaaagtggaaacaacgTTGGAGTCTGTGTGTTCAGTGAGAAGGCGACTATTTTGAAGgatatgcatcacagtagcatgtaagtaccaccactgTACAATTAGAAGGCCATACTTAAAACTTTCCGATTACACCtcgtagtggccacgcggtttaaTGCCCCAACCGACCAGCGGATGACGAACAACAGTGACATATATCCTCACAACATTAGACACTGCGGAAAAGGCGGAATTTAATACATGATACTGCCACGAAGCCTGGTGATCAGAAACTTGATTCAACAACCTTTCCTTCCAAAGCTAGCCCATTACGGACGACAAAaatttctgcaacctcttggattGAAAGCTGGCGCTACCGAGTCAAGTGTCACTGCTGAAACTAGTGTTAGAGACCTTCCGCACCGAGTCGGATAATGCGCACATCTTCCCCTATTCTTGTCCAGAGACAGCTAAAAGGTAATTTAGCGTTCTCAGCGAATTGTAGCTCGAAATAATCGCACACTACCGTAGACGTAGCTTGTGCGAATTCCAGGCGTGTCATATGTGCTGCTCTCATTGCGTGTCGCTGGAAATCCCACTGGTAATGGTGTGCGCATGAAGAGGCCCGATCGGCAACTCATAGAACACCGTCAGCTGCAACGCGAGCAAGACTTTGCGCTGTCCACGTATAAACAATGATTCGTTCTTATATACAAGGTTTTCAATTTTTTAACTTGAGATACGTTGTTCTAGAACAAAATTAAATGTAGTTTTCATCCCCCTATTCCGACAGATGTTTTCGGGACATTTCCCTTAGTTGTAAGGCTCCCAAATACTCTGACGGAAAAGAACCGCATCACAAAAAAGTAATTGATATAGAGTAATTAAATGTCGGAAATACAgaggtctaggtaacatatttaagtaattaacatttcaTGATCGTACATTAATCTAAGCGCGAGATaggccattgcaaacgtgaaattctgatacattaataatcgatgtaaccgccagaatgttgaatgcaagcatgcaaacgtgcctgcattgtgttgcacaggagcCGGATGTCGGTTTGTGTTAATGGTGGTTGTGGATGGCGCTTTAGTTGTCGtccggtgatgtcccatatgtcctcGACTAAAAACAATCGAGCAGGCAGAGGCATATGACAACACATTGTAGAGCATAtcaggttacaacagcggtatcggGGCGAGCATTATACTGTTGGGAAACAATCACCTGGAATGCTATTCACGAATAACACACATTAGGTCCAATCATCAGACTGACAAACAAATtggcagtcagggtgggtgggataacgacgagagtactcctgctgtcataggaaatcgcaccccagactataactacatatgtaggtccagtgtgtctagcgcgcTGAGACGTGCctactcctaaccaacacacgaccaccaCTGGCACCAAAGCAacaccatctttcatcagaaaaaacaacagatcTCTATCCTGCCTTTCAATGAGCTTGCCTGACAGAACTGAAGCGGCCAATTACGGTGAtttggggtcattggaatgcatgtctgtctcggagctatccttgaaataaccgatttgtagcagttgatTGTGTTACTTTGGTACCAACTGctactcaaactgctgctgcaaatgcaatACGATGTGCCAGATCCATATACCGAACACGATTCTCTTCCCACTTTGTAGCGCCATGTGGCTGTCCAGAGCCCGATTTTCTTGTGACCGTTTATTCTTGTGATCACGGCTGCCAGCAGACACGGTCAGTGACTAccttcctgccaagtccttctgcagtgtcgcagaaggaacatccaggttctcgtagccctattagacgACATCGTTTAAgctcagtgaggcgttgataatggcgtctttgtcgctttagaGGCATTCTTGACTGTCATCAATTCACAACGGCCAGTCTCGAAGGTGACTAACGTCCgtcaccgttacagcgtgtatttcaaACAAACCTGACCTAAAAACTCACAGTGACGCTACTAGTTCCACTCTCGCCTGATTGGAGAGCAATCTGAATAGACTTCATCCTACAGATGTAGAAAAACTCCTAACAACTGCCATTTATGTTGACAACGCCTTCTTGaggttgtgattttttccgtcagtgcattccCAATTGAGACTCCTTTTGCCTGACTACCACCTAGCCTAGTGTTTGAAAGAAAGGTCTCGGAATCTGCATAGATCGTTATCCGAAAAGTCCGCTCCACCTAGAGAAGGAGAACTAAGAATATGACTACAAGACTATCGTAACATCGCTGACTGCTGGTGTGAGTAGGAATGTTCAGAAATATGGAAAGAAACATCTGCTTAATAAAGGCGACAAGAAACGGATTTCGGATTAAGTCAGCATTTAACATCAAACATTCAACTCTGAGACagaaaatgttcagtataaaaagatGAAGCTTAATAGTACTGTACGATAGGGCTACGCTTTATACAGACGTGTTCCAAGTGAAGCTGTGGGGGGATGAAAAAGGTCATCCGTCTTTCAACAAAAGCGTTACAACGCTGCTCCGAAAGTAAAGAGAGATCCATCACAGTTTGAAACGTAGCCACAATCTTGCTGAATGGCAGATATGAACGAAGACGAAATAAGTGTCACGAGAGGCATGTGTGAAGCGTCCAACGGagctaaagtaaaattctgtgaaCGGTCTGATAAAAACTTCCAAGAGGTTTTGGTCCCCGGTTATTAGTAAATGGATCGAAGTCGTCTACCAAACGACTCATTAAACGTACTATTACTGAAGCCGGGCATCATAGAAAGAATTACGAAAACCTTAATTCGCCTGCAGTTGGTAGTGACGTTGATAGTGACGTATGTACGCTAAGCTATGGAGCAAGCCAtagacgtaaagaaatatgaagtacAGTTTCATATTTTTGTATGGGATTTATTGTCCCACAATTATAATAAAAATGTGTTCCAACTCTATATTTCTGAACATGGATTTCGGGACATTCCCTTTGATTGTAAGACACAATGCTGCAACTTCAAACGCCCTCCGAAATATTCCCATTTGGGACTCCCTTGGCCTCACTGTTAATTCGCCTGATATTTGGCTGAAAAGTCGACGACTGTGCAAGGGGTCAGAGCTCGAACTGCACATTCAGCCTTTAAGAACGAGCCAAAAATAACTGATAACAAGTGGTATGTTTACCGTGGATGCTGTCTAAACCTTCTTCCTATATCAGTTACAGGGTAATGGCTACGAATATGTTTCGCTTGGACTGCTCTCCGTTGCCTTGTTCAGCATTGTGGTATTGGAATTTGTGCTACAGACTGTTGCAGCTCGAAATTACCGTACATCAGATGCCTCTTCAGCTTAGTCGACTTTGCTGTTCTATTGTTGTCATTGtatctgtatggttcaaatggctctgtgcacaatgggacttaacttctgaggtcgtcagtcccctaggacttagaactactaagtacatcatacatatccatgcccgaggcaggaggcgaacctgcgactgtagcgcctagaaccgctcggtcaccccagccggctTGTATCTGTATCCACACCCCCGGAGCTTCTACTACGCTATCGCAATAAACTTGTATTAGTGCAAAAACCAGGttaacgaaacttcctggtagattaaaacggaGTGCCGGATCGGAAAACGAAGCCGAAACCTTTGATTTCACGTGCATCCCGTGGTGGAAGCAAGGAACTGCGCAAGGCATGCGGCAGAACTTATGTGATGACAAAATAAATCTctggtgaacagcctggtgtgagtgtacaaaggacacaatatttcggcattaGACCTTGTTGCCATCGTCAGGAATGCTGATGTACTGCCAAGGGATGGCAGGGGTGAGGTATATATCAGATTACCCTCCCCCTCCCACGGGCGCTACCTCCGCCGTCCACGCCGTGGGCCCTCTCTCGGCCGTCTGCACCGGGGTTCGACGCCCGGCTTGTGGCCCAGCATCTGGGTCCGCGCCCAGAGAGGTTTGCCGGCTGCGTTTTGGAGGTTCCTCCCCCTGCCCTCGAAGTCAGTACATTCTGGGATTTTATCTCTTTAATCCGAGTAATGGCTGGTTTCCAAGCTTGGTCAAGGAAATAGCCGCTGTCACGATTCAGTTCAGGTtttcttactctgatctctatagcTTCTATGATGATACagtcctttgtacactcacaccaggctattcacccaagatttatttcgtcatgaaatatgcctggagaaattgaagaatcacagccTAAGTGATGTTAAAACATTTGGAAAGAGGCGCCGGTGGAAGTAACACTGTGAGGGTGGATCGTGACATCGTCCGGATAAGTCAGTCGGCAAGAGCACTGCCCGAGAGAGGTGAGGTTCTGGATTCGAATCCTGTTCTGGAACACAGTTTCATCCTACTAGCGAAGTTTTAAAACAGCGCACAATCCGATGAAGAGTGAACGGTTTAGTGTGGAAACAAAATCTATCACTCCGTCTGTGGCAACTGTGCTTCATCTGAGGAGTGACACGTGGAAGGAGGCAGGGGACGCTAAGAGACGCACCTGTAGCCCTCGTCGTCGGCGACGTAGTGGACGACCCGGACGACGCCGTCCGGCTGGAGGAGGCCGTAGCTGCCGGTGACGGTGCCGTTGGCGTGGCGCTCCTCCTGCCGAAAGTGCGTGTTGCCCGTGGCGGCGTCCTCCACGTCGTAGCCCCAGGCGTACGTGCCCGGCCCGTGCGGCTCCACCTCGTGGTACGACGTGCTGCCCTCCGCCAGGCTCAGCGGCGACGCCCGCGTCGGCGTCTGCACAACCACGGCGACGTTTGGTGTTAGTTGTCACTGCGACGTGAAtgtcttcaaattcaaatggctctgatcactacggtcatcagtcagctacaacttagaactacttaaacccagccaacctaagaacatcacaaacatccacgcccgaggcaggattcgaacctgcgaccgtagcggtcgcgcggttccagactgtagcgcctagaactactcggccacctcAGCTGGCGTGAATGTCTTCATACTGTAGTTTACGCTACAGCTTCGTTGCACGCACATGGCCAGAGTGATACTGTGCAAAACAAACAAGCCCTCTGAGTCTCAGTGGAGCATCGCTGCTCGCTTCACGACACGCGCCAAAACCTCGAATGACGACAATATCTGACTGACACAGACCCAGCGTATTGCCTTAAGGCAACACATTGGCCGTTACCTGCAAAGCTAGGCAAACCATAAAGAAGAGATAGTTAAAATAACAGAGTAACATAGCACATTAACTATTCGGCGCAAATGAATGAATGTGAGGGACCGTGCTGCCAAAGAACTCCCAGatgctcacagaaagctggacgtcaaATTTCTTGAGATCATCGTGACAGTAGCGCCTAATATGCCTGGGCCTGCAAAACGAGGCAGTCGAATGAACGGCAAAAGGCAGTCTTTCTCAGTGAGTGAGCAGTTAAGGTGCACCGTGAGGGTGCATTATaccatacattgaagcgccaatgaAATTGTTATAGGCAAGCGAATTGaaatacagatatgtgtaaacaggcagaatacggagctgcggtcggaaacgcctatgtaagacaacaagtgtctggcgcagttgttagatcggttactgctgctacagtgaaagcttatcaagatttaagtgagtttcaacgtggtgttacagtcggcgcacgagcgatggggtgcagcatctccgagatagcgatgaagtggagattttcccgtacgaccattgcacgagtgtgccgtgaatattaggactccagtaaaacatcaaatcagcgACATTGATGCGGCCGGAAGaaaatcgtgcaagaacgggaccaacgacgacggaagagaattgttgaacgtgacagaagggcaacccttccgcaaattctgcAGATgtcagtggtgggccatcaacaagtgccagagtgcgaaccattcagcgaaagggcatcgatatgggctctcggaggcgaaggcccaattGTGCACCTTTGgttcacgacataaagctttacgcctcctgtGGGCACGTCAAaatcgacattgtactgttgacagaaaacatgttgcctggtcggaagcgtctcgtttcaaattgtgtcgagcggatggaagtgtacgggtatggagacaacctcatgaatacatggaccctacatgtcgccAGGGGACTGTGCAAGATGATGGACTTTctttaatagtgtggggcgtgtgcagttggagtgatacgtctagatacgactctgacagatgactcgtacgtaagtattttgtctcattacctgcatccattcaggtccattgtgcatttcaactGACATGGGCAATTTcaacgacaccccaaacgtcctgaattgctacacagtggctccaggaacactcttctgagtttaaacactttcgctggccaccaaagtccccaaaaatgaacattattaaacatatttgtgataccttgcaacgtgctgttcagaagagatctctactccctcgtactcttaccgatttatgggcagccctgtagtattcatggtgtcaattcgctccagcactaattcagaaattagcggagtccatgccacgtcgtgtttgcggcacttctgtgtgctcgcgggagccc is a window of Schistocerca gregaria isolate iqSchGreg1 chromosome 8, iqSchGreg1.2, whole genome shotgun sequence DNA encoding:
- the LOC126285153 gene encoding uncharacterized protein LOC126285153, whose translation is MNAHKPKQNKYFERRSSSCQRCGQSGAVQRRRPAVGVLAARARILAAPVRYINAPAGGVLTHSVRSAPLSTHRAPRTTHPLLMAPPMMLVAATVLLLLKTPTRASPLSLAEGSTSYHEVEPHGPGTYAWGYDVEDAATGNTHFRQEERHANGTVTGSYGLLQPDGVVRVVHYVADDEGYRSRTEYRQTRSRTSLPSPYPSLFSAENYVFTNQV